GGATTGCGCCGAGAGTCTGGCGCTGTACCGCGGCCGCCTGCAGGATCAACCCGGTTTCGTCGACGCCGAAGGCCGCATCGGCTGCACCGACCCCAACGGTCTGGCCGTGCGCCTGCAACTCACGCAAAAGCGCGACGTGCAGCTGGAGAGCGCGGTGGTCAACACCTGGAGCGAGCGCAAGCGCGTGAACCAGCGCAGCCCCGCCTACGACCGCGCCACGCCGGTCGAAGTGGGTCACGTGGTGTTCTTCGTGACGGACATCCAAGCCACCGGCGCGTTCTACCTCGACAAGCTCGACTTCGCCGTCTCCGACAGCTACCCCAACCGTGGCCTGTTCCTGCGCTGCTCGCTCGAAGGCGGCCACCACGACCTGTTCCTGCTGCAGCCGCCCGAGCCGCGCAAAGGCCTGAACCATGTGGCCTTCTCGGTGCGCGATCTGCACGAGGTGGTGGGCGGTGGCATGCACATGTCGCGCACCGGCTGGACCACCGAACTCGGCCCTGGCCGCCACCCGATTTCCTCGGCCATGTTCTGGTACTTCGAATGCCCGGCCGGCGCGCTGGTGGAGTACTACACCGACGAGGACGAACTCACCGCCGACTGGCAGCCGCGCGAATTCACGCCCGGCCCCACTGTCTTCGCCGAATGGGCCATCAAGGGCGGGATCGACGGCAACACCCGCCGCCAGGTCAACGCCGCTGCGCCCAGCGGCAAGTTCATGACCGACAAGGTCAAGCCGCCCACGGAATGACACAGAAGGAGACCACGAGCATGCGAACCCCGGATCTGTACAACGAAACCCACCAGACGCGCACCGCGCCGCCGACCGCGTACGAAGGCCTGCTGGGCGACTCGATCGAACGCGCCTACGCGCAGGGCATCCACGACCTCCCAGGTCTCGTGGGCTACCTCAACGACGCGGGCCCTTCGGGCCCCAACGGCCAGCGCTGGACCGAGCAAACCTTTCAACAGGAAATGGCCCGCCTGGGCGCATAAGCCACCCCCTTTGCCAGGAGACACGTCCATGGATACCTCTGTCATCAACGTCCAGCTCGACCCGGTCGATGCCGTCCTCGAAGTCGGCCTCAAGGACCTGTGGTTCCCGGTCTGCCCGTCCAGCTTCGTCAAGAACGACCCGATCTCGATCCGCCGCCTGGGCTACAAGATCGCGGTCTGGCGCGACCAGAACGGCCAGGTGCACGCGCTCGAAGACCACTGCCCGCACCGGGGCGCGCCACTCTCGCTCGGGGTGAACCTGGGGGACCGCCTGGCCTGCCCGTACCACGGCGTGGAGGTGCGCTGCGACGGCACCGTGACGCGCGTGCCCGGCAGCCCGGGCTGCAAACTGGAAGGCTCGCGCCCCGCGCGCATGTTCCATGCCGCCGAGGCGGCCGGCGCGATCTTTCTCTACAACGCCAGCAACCCCATCCTGGACGTGGCGCCGCCGCTGCAACTGCCCGAGGAACTCACCTCGCCCGAGTGGTCGCATTTCCTGTGCTACACCGAGTGGGGCGGCGACTACCGCTATGTGGTCGACAACGTGATGGACCCGATGCACGGCGTGTATCTGCACAAGCAGTCGCACACCATGAGCGAAGGCGCCAGCGAAGCCGAGTTCCAGATCCGCGACATCCCCAACGGCTTCTGCTTCGAGAAGAAGGGCCAACGCGGCGTGAACTTCGACTGGACCGAATGGATGGACCTCGGCATTCACGTGATGCGCCTGGAAATCCCATACCCCAAGACCGGTGGCCCTGGCGGCAACTTCACCATCATCGGCAGCTACACGCCCATCAGCAACCGCACCTCGGGTGTCTTCCACTGGCGCTGCCGCAAGGTCACCAGCTGGCAGCGCGACACCTGGCGCTTCCTCTACAAGAACCGTCTGGAAGAGCGCCACTGGAACGTGCTCGAGCAGGACCGCGTGGCCGTGGAAAACATGGAGCCCGACGCCAACAAGCGCGAGCACCTGTACGCGCACGACATGGGCATCGTGCGCCTGCGCCGCCACCTGAGAAACCTGGCCAAGGCCCAGCTCGACAAGCCCGTGTGAGAATCGCGGGATGAGCAACGCCAACACCTTGCAAGCCTGGGTCCACACCCTGAAGTACGAAGCCGACGACATCATCAGCGTGGACCTGCGGCCCGCGCCCGACGTGATCTTCCCGGCCTTCACCGCCGGCTCCCATATCGACTTGCACCTGCCCAACGGCATGGTGCGCAGCTACTCGATCTCCAACAACAGCCAGGAGCGCCACCGCTATGTGGTCGGCGTGCTGAAGGACCGCGCCAGCCGAGGCGGCTCGCGGTGCGTGCACGAGCAGTTGCGCGTCGGCATGCGCATCACCATCAGCGCGCCGCGCAACCACTTCGCCTTGCACGAAGACGCGAAACACTCGGTGCTGGTGGCCGGTGGCATCGGCGTGACGCCGGTGCTGTGCATGGCACGGCGCTTGAAAGACCTGGGCCACAGCTTCGAGTTCCTGTACTTTGCCCGTTCGCGCAAGAGCGCGGCCTTCGTCGCGGAGATCGAGGCGCTGGGCGTGCCCGTCACCTGGCACTTCGACGACGAGAAGGGCGGCCCGCCCGACTTGCGTGCGCTGCTGGCGCGCCGCGAGCCTGCGGCCAGCGAGCACTACTACGCCTGCGGCCCGGCCGTGATGCTCGACAACTTCGAGAAAACCTGCGCCGCGCTCGGCCACACGCAAGCCCACATCGAGCGCTTCGCCGCGGTGGAAGTGGCGGCCGCGGCCGACGCGAAGACCGCCTTCACCGTCGAGCTGCGCCGCAGTGGCCAGATGTTCGAAGTCACGCCCGACACCACCTTGCACAAGCGCCTGATCGAGATCAATGCCGACGTGCCCTTCAGTTGCGAAGAGGGCATTTGCGGTTCGTGCGAAACCAAGGTGCTCGAAGGCGTGCCGGACCACCGCGACATGGTGCTGACCGATGCCGAACGCGCCACCAACAAGGTGATGATGGTCTGCGTCTCGGGCTGCAAGAGCGAGCGGCTGGTGCTCGATATCTAAGGCCTGTCAGGCATCGATGGCGTCGTCTGAGGAGGCCGCGCCGCACTGCCGCCGCAGTTTCCCCAGCACGGTGTAGAGCGTGCTGCGCTCTTCCCGGTTGAGCGTGAGGATCATCTCGGCCTGGCTGCGCCGTGCCAGCGGCATGATCTCCTGGTAGAGCGCCTCGCCCGCCGGCGTCATGAGGCAGATCAGCCCCTTGCGGCCCTTGGGGCCCGGCGTCTGCGTTTCCACCAAACCCCGATCCCCCAGCAGGCGCAAGGCGCGGCTGACCTGCGCCTTGTCGGCGGCCGCGAGTTCCACCAATTCCGCAAAGGGCAGTGAGCCCGCGTGCGCCAGCACCGAGAGGATGCGCCACTCCGACACCGTGAGCTGGAAGCGGTCGGCGTAGGGCAGCGTGATCGCGCGCCGCAGCGCATTGCTGGTGTGGCTGAACATGGTGGTCAGGAAATCGTGCACGGCCAGACCCGCGCCGTCGGGCGAAAGATCGGCCCAGGGATTGGCGGGGGTGGCATCGGCGTCTGGCGGCAAGGTGGGCTGGACTGGGGTGGGCTTGTTTCGGGGCATGCGGGCATTCTGAGGGACGGCAGATCCGTCCATGGGCGGGACGGGTGCTTCTCGTCGTTGATGGATCAACAAAATTGCAACAAGATGTTAGAAATCGGGAAAACGTCGTTGATCAGTCAACGACGAAGGCATACGATGAGTCTGTTTCTGTTGTGAACCTGTGTCTCCAATATGAAACCGTCTTCCGGCGTCAAAACGACCGGGAGCGCCCCCACCAATGGATGAAGCGCCTTCGCAGGAGTGCACGATGAAAATGGAACGTCGACAGTGGATGGCAGTGGCAATGGCTGCCGCGGCCTTGTTTGCGGGTGGCGCGGCCGCCCAGGCCTACCCGGAAAAAACGATCAGCCTCGTCGTGGCCTATCCGCCCGGCGGCGATTCCGACGCCACGGCGCGGCTGTTCGCCGAGAAGCTTTCGCTGCGGCTCAAGCAACCGGTGATCGTGGACAACCGGCCCGGTGCCGGCGGCACGCTGGGCAACACGCTGGTGTCTCGCGCCAAGCCCGACGGCTACACCCTGCTGTTCACGCCCAATCCCTTCACCACCGCGCCCATGGTGCTCAAGTTGGCGCCTGGCTCGACCTACGACCCGCTCAAGGACTTCGAGCCGGTGATCCTCACGGCCATGCAGTCGGTGCTGTTGGTGACCCACCCCGACACCGGCATCAAGAGCGTGGCCGACCTGGTCGCGCAGGCCAAGGCCGGCAAGCCGCTGACCTACGCCAGCCCGGGCGCGGGTTCGCCCATGCACATCGCCGCCGAGTGGTTGAACCGCGCTGCCGGCATCCAGGTCCAGCACGTGCCTTTCCGAGGTGTGGGGCCGATGATTCCCGACATGCTGGCGGGCCGCGTGAGCATGGGGTATCCGACCCTGGGTGCGGTCGAGCAGTACCTCAAGTCCGGCAAGCTGGTCGCCGTGGCCTTGACCGACGGCGAACGCAGCCCCTTGGTGCCGCAGTTGCGCACGGTGGCAGAACAGGGCTACCCGGACGTGAAGCTCGGTGCGTGGAACGGCATCTTCGCGCCCAAGGGCACGCCGCCGGCCGTGGTCAAGTTGCTCAACGAGCACATGAACGAGATCCTCAAGATGCCCGACGTGATCGAGAAGATGGCGACCTTCGGCTCGCGCCCGGTGGGTGGCAAGCCCGAGGCGCTGGCCAAGATCAACGCCGATGACTACGCGCGCCTGTCCAAGCTGATCAAGGACCTGAACATCCAGGCCGACTGATCCCGCAACCGAGGCAAGGACTCCCATGAGCACATCCACCCTGGGCCGGGACACGCCACAGGTCAACGCGCGGTCCAAGGTGCTGGGCCGCGCGGTGTATGCGGGCGACATCAAGGTCGCCGGCATGCTGCACGGCAAGATCTTGCGCAGCCCTTATCCGCATGCGCGCATCGTGAGCGTGGACACCTCGGCGGCGCGGGCCTTGCCCGGCGTGAAGGCGGTGCTCACAGGCGCCGACGCCCCGCGAGCGATGTGGGGCGTGCACCAGAAAGAGCGCCGCATCCTCGCCGAAGGCGTGGTGCGTTTCGCGGGCGAAGAGGTGGCGGCCGTGGCCGCCACCACGGAAGAGATCGCGCGCGATGCGCTGGACCTGATCCACATCGAGTACGAAGAGCTGCCCGCGATCCTCACGCCCGAGGAAGCGCTGGACGAAGACGCACCGGGCGTGCACCCGGGGCGCGGCAACGTGGCGCACGAAATCCGCTTCGAACGCGGCAGCATCGAAGCGGGTTTTGCGCAGGCCGATCTGGTCCACGAAGCCACCTACACCGCGCACGCGCAGTACCCCGGTTACCTCGAACCCATGGCCAGCGTGGCGTCGCTCGACGCCGATGGCCGCCTGCAGGTCTGGACGTCGACGCAGTCGGTGTTCCTGGCACGCGCGCGCCTGGCTGCGGCGCTGGAGCTGCCGGTCTCGCGCATCCGCGTGGTGGCGACCACCGTGGGCGGGAGCTTCGGCGCCAAGATCGTGGAGGACGACAACCAGCTCGTGGCCGGCCTGCTCGCCCTCAAGACCGGGCGCGCGGTGCGCCTCGTCAACAACCGGCTGGAAGACTTCCAGGCCGCGTGTTCCAGCGTGCCCGAGCGCATCACGCTCAAGCTGGGCATGACGCGCGACGGCCTCATCGTCGCCAAGGACGTTCGCATCGTGGCCGACTGCGGCGCCTACTGCGGCCTGTCGCCCGAAGTCATGCACGTCAGCGCCATGCGCAGCGACAACATGCACCGGCTGCAAAACGTGCGCTCACACGCCACCATGGCCTACACCCACACGCCGCCGCACGGGGCGTTTCGCGGTTTCGGCGGCACGCAGATGCTGTTCGCGCTCAACAGCCACATCCACACCATGGCCGGGCAGCTCGGTCTGGACCCGGTGGAGATCCACAAGCGCAACGCCATCGGGCGCGGTGAAACCTCCATCCACGGTTGGGAAATCGGCAGCACCGGTTTGCTCGAGTGCATAGCCCAATGCACCGACGCCATCGGTTGGGCGGGCAAGCGAGCCCGGCCCGCGCAGCACGGTGCGAAGCGCCGCGGCGTGGGCATGGCCGCGGCCATGCACGTGAGCGGCAACCGCACCATCGGCAACTGGGACGGCTCCACCGTGATGATCAAGGTCAACGAGGACGGCCGCGTGGTGGTGCATTGCAGCGAAGGCGACATGGGGCAGGGTGCCATGACCATGTTGAGCCAGGTCGTGGCCCACGAACTCAACCTGCCGTTGGCGCATGTGCACGTGGTCGCGCCCGACACCGACAGCGCGCCGTTCTGCATCGGCACGCTGGCCTCGCGCGTGACCATGGCGGCGGGCAACGCCGCCATCGTGGCAGCGCGCGCCGCCAGGGACAAACTCTTTTCCATGGCCGCACAGATGCTGGACGTGGCCACCGACCGGCTTGAAATCGCCGAAGGTGCCGTGCGCGTGCAAGACAACCCGCAGCAGCGGCGCACGCTGGCCGAGGTGGTCCGCCAGCACCTCTGGCGCCACGGCGGCGAAGGTATCCAGGTCATGGGAAACTGGGACGCGAAGACCCAGATGCACGACGCCAACGTCTACGGCAACATCGCGCCCGCCTACTCATTCGCGGCGCAAGCCGTCGAAGTGGAGGTGGACACCGAGACCGGCCAGGTCAGCGTGATCGACAGCTTCGTCAGCGACGACTGCGGCAAAGCCTTGAACCCCTTGGCGATCCACGGCCAGACCAACGGCGCGACCGTGCAGGCCATGGGCTGGACGCTCTACGAACAGCTGCAGGTGGAGGGCGGCCGCATCATGAACGGCAACTTCGCCGACTACAACATGCCCACGGCCGACGCCGTGCCCATGTTGCGCGGGGGCCTGGTCGAGTCGAACGAACCCAACGGCCCGCACGGCGCCAAAGGCGCGAGCGAAACCGCCATCCTGCCGGGCGCGCCGGCGATCGCCAACGCGGTGTACGACGCCGTGGGCGTGCGCATCACCGATCTGCCCATCACGCCGCAGAAGGTGCTGGCCGCGCTGCGCGCTTTGCGAGAGAGCACCCATGCTTGATTTTGATTTCCTCGAACCCGCCAGCGTCGGCGAAGCCAGCCGCATGCTGGCCGACCTGGGCGACGAGTGCCGCGTGATCGCCGGTGGTACCGCGCTCATGCTCGGCATGCGCCAGCGCATGCTCACACCCTCGCACCTGGTGTCGCTGGGTCGGCTCGGCACATTGCGCGGCATGGCGCTGGACGAACGCGGCGGCTTGCGCATCGGCGCGCTCACGCTGCACGCCGAAGTCGCCGCTTCACCGGTGGTGCGCGAGCGCTGGCCCATGCTCGCCAGCATGGCCTCGCGCGTGGCCAATCCGCAGGTGCGCAACCAGGGCACCGTCGGCGGCAACCTCTGCTATGCGGATCCGTCCACCGACCCGCCCGGGTGCTTGATGGCGCTGAACGCACAAGTCGTGCTGGCCAGCCAGCGCGGCGAGCGGATTCTGTCCATGGCCGACTTCCTGGTGGACTACTACACCACCGCGCTCGAACCCGACGAGTTGCTCAGCGAAATCCGCGTGCCCGCGATGCCGGCCGACGCCTGCGGCCAGTACGCGCGCTTCCTGCGCACGGCGGCCGAGCACCGGCCCCTGGTCAGCGTGGCGTTCGTCGCCAGGCGCCAGGGCGCGGTGTGCACCGAGGCGCGCATCGCGGTGGGCGCCTCCACCCCGATTCCGCTGCGCCTGTCGCGCGCCGAAGCCTATCTGGCCGGCAAGACGGTCACCACCGACGTGGCGGCCGAAGCCGCCGCCATCGTGGCGTCCGATATCGAGCCCGTGTCCGACGCCCGTGGCGACGCCGACTTCCGGCGCGACATGGTGCGCGTGGTCGCGCGGCGCAACATCGCCGGCCTGTTCGGCCTGCCTCAGGCATGAGAGGAGCACTCGCCATGAGCCAACACCCGATCGAACTCACCGTCAACGGCGAGACCGTGCAAAGCACCGTGCCGGCGCGGCGCCTGCTGTCCGACTTTCTGCGCGACGACCTGCACCTCACCGGCACCAA
The sequence above is a segment of the Hydrogenophaga sp. BPS33 genome. Coding sequences within it:
- a CDS encoding VOC family protein is translated as MSVLGIDQITYGAADLPRCRQFFLDWGLTLASETAQELVFESLNGCRVVVAHSDKPGLPAGVEPDPTLREVVWGVDCAESLALYRGRLQDQPGFVDAEGRIGCTDPNGLAVRLQLTQKRDVQLESAVVNTWSERKRVNQRSPAYDRATPVEVGHVVFFVTDIQATGAFYLDKLDFAVSDSYPNRGLFLRCSLEGGHHDLFLLQPPEPRKGLNHVAFSVRDLHEVVGGGMHMSRTGWTTELGPGRHPISSAMFWYFECPAGALVEYYTDEDELTADWQPREFTPGPTVFAEWAIKGGIDGNTRRQVNAAAPSGKFMTDKVKPPTE
- a CDS encoding recombinase-like helix-turn-helix domain-containing protein; protein product: MRTPDLYNETHQTRTAPPTAYEGLLGDSIERAYAQGIHDLPGLVGYLNDAGPSGPNGQRWTEQTFQQEMARLGA
- a CDS encoding aromatic ring-hydroxylating oxygenase subunit alpha — its product is MDTSVINVQLDPVDAVLEVGLKDLWFPVCPSSFVKNDPISIRRLGYKIAVWRDQNGQVHALEDHCPHRGAPLSLGVNLGDRLACPYHGVEVRCDGTVTRVPGSPGCKLEGSRPARMFHAAEAAGAIFLYNASNPILDVAPPLQLPEELTSPEWSHFLCYTEWGGDYRYVVDNVMDPMHGVYLHKQSHTMSEGASEAEFQIRDIPNGFCFEKKGQRGVNFDWTEWMDLGIHVMRLEIPYPKTGGPGGNFTIIGSYTPISNRTSGVFHWRCRKVTSWQRDTWRFLYKNRLEERHWNVLEQDRVAVENMEPDANKREHLYAHDMGIVRLRRHLRNLAKAQLDKPV
- a CDS encoding PDR/VanB family oxidoreductase, which codes for MSNANTLQAWVHTLKYEADDIISVDLRPAPDVIFPAFTAGSHIDLHLPNGMVRSYSISNNSQERHRYVVGVLKDRASRGGSRCVHEQLRVGMRITISAPRNHFALHEDAKHSVLVAGGIGVTPVLCMARRLKDLGHSFEFLYFARSRKSAAFVAEIEALGVPVTWHFDDEKGGPPDLRALLARREPAASEHYYACGPAVMLDNFEKTCAALGHTQAHIERFAAVEVAAAADAKTAFTVELRRSGQMFEVTPDTTLHKRLIEINADVPFSCEEGICGSCETKVLEGVPDHRDMVLTDAERATNKVMMVCVSGCKSERLVLDI
- a CDS encoding MarR family winged helix-turn-helix transcriptional regulator yields the protein MPRNKPTPVQPTLPPDADATPANPWADLSPDGAGLAVHDFLTTMFSHTSNALRRAITLPYADRFQLTVSEWRILSVLAHAGSLPFAELVELAAADKAQVSRALRLLGDRGLVETQTPGPKGRKGLICLMTPAGEALYQEIMPLARRSQAEMILTLNREERSTLYTVLGKLRRQCGAASSDDAIDA
- a CDS encoding Bug family tripartite tricarboxylate transporter substrate binding protein is translated as MKMERRQWMAVAMAAAALFAGGAAAQAYPEKTISLVVAYPPGGDSDATARLFAEKLSLRLKQPVIVDNRPGAGGTLGNTLVSRAKPDGYTLLFTPNPFTTAPMVLKLAPGSTYDPLKDFEPVILTAMQSVLLVTHPDTGIKSVADLVAQAKAGKPLTYASPGAGSPMHIAAEWLNRAAGIQVQHVPFRGVGPMIPDMLAGRVSMGYPTLGAVEQYLKSGKLVAVALTDGERSPLVPQLRTVAEQGYPDVKLGAWNGIFAPKGTPPAVVKLLNEHMNEILKMPDVIEKMATFGSRPVGGKPEALAKINADDYARLSKLIKDLNIQAD
- a CDS encoding xanthine dehydrogenase family protein molybdopterin-binding subunit — encoded protein: MSTSTLGRDTPQVNARSKVLGRAVYAGDIKVAGMLHGKILRSPYPHARIVSVDTSAARALPGVKAVLTGADAPRAMWGVHQKERRILAEGVVRFAGEEVAAVAATTEEIARDALDLIHIEYEELPAILTPEEALDEDAPGVHPGRGNVAHEIRFERGSIEAGFAQADLVHEATYTAHAQYPGYLEPMASVASLDADGRLQVWTSTQSVFLARARLAAALELPVSRIRVVATTVGGSFGAKIVEDDNQLVAGLLALKTGRAVRLVNNRLEDFQAACSSVPERITLKLGMTRDGLIVAKDVRIVADCGAYCGLSPEVMHVSAMRSDNMHRLQNVRSHATMAYTHTPPHGAFRGFGGTQMLFALNSHIHTMAGQLGLDPVEIHKRNAIGRGETSIHGWEIGSTGLLECIAQCTDAIGWAGKRARPAQHGAKRRGVGMAAAMHVSGNRTIGNWDGSTVMIKVNEDGRVVVHCSEGDMGQGAMTMLSQVVAHELNLPLAHVHVVAPDTDSAPFCIGTLASRVTMAAGNAAIVAARAARDKLFSMAAQMLDVATDRLEIAEGAVRVQDNPQQRRTLAEVVRQHLWRHGGEGIQVMGNWDAKTQMHDANVYGNIAPAYSFAAQAVEVEVDTETGQVSVIDSFVSDDCGKALNPLAIHGQTNGATVQAMGWTLYEQLQVEGGRIMNGNFADYNMPTADAVPMLRGGLVESNEPNGPHGAKGASETAILPGAPAIANAVYDAVGVRITDLPITPQKVLAALRALRESTHA
- a CDS encoding FAD binding domain-containing protein, with the translated sequence MLDFDFLEPASVGEASRMLADLGDECRVIAGGTALMLGMRQRMLTPSHLVSLGRLGTLRGMALDERGGLRIGALTLHAEVAASPVVRERWPMLASMASRVANPQVRNQGTVGGNLCYADPSTDPPGCLMALNAQVVLASQRGERILSMADFLVDYYTTALEPDELLSEIRVPAMPADACGQYARFLRTAAEHRPLVSVAFVARRQGAVCTEARIAVGASTPIPLRLSRAEAYLAGKTVTTDVAAEAAAIVASDIEPVSDARGDADFRRDMVRVVARRNIAGLFGLPQA